The following are from one region of the Lacinutrix sp. Bg11-31 genome:
- a CDS encoding sigma-54 dependent transcriptional regulator — translation MPKILVIEDEAAIRRVLIKILSEENDKYQVFEAEDGLAGIERIRKEDFDLILCDIKMPKMDGVEVLEAVKKIKPEIPMVMISGHGDLDTAVNTMRLGAFDYISKPPDLNRLLNTVRNALDRKELVVENKILKRKVSKKYEMIGESDGISQIKDIIDKVAPTDARVLITGPNGTGKELVAHWLHEKSARAKGPMIEVNCAAIPSELIESELFGHVKGAFTSAAKDRAGKFEAANGGTIFLDEIGDMSLSAQAKVLRALQESRIQRVGSDKDIKVDVRIVAATNKNLKKEIADGRFREDLYHRLAVILVKVPALNDRRDDIPLLIKHFAKKISNEQGTVEKKFSAKAIKLLQEYDWTGNIRELRNVIERLIILGGVEVSVQDVKLFASK, via the coding sequence ATGCCAAAAATATTAGTAATAGAAGACGAAGCAGCGATTAGAAGAGTTTTAATAAAAATTCTTTCTGAAGAAAATGATAAATATCAAGTCTTTGAAGCCGAAGATGGTTTGGCAGGAATAGAAAGAATTAGAAAAGAAGATTTCGATTTGATCCTTTGCGATATTAAAATGCCAAAAATGGATGGTGTTGAAGTCTTAGAAGCCGTAAAAAAGATAAAACCAGAAATACCAATGGTCATGATCTCTGGTCACGGAGATTTAGACACAGCAGTAAACACAATGCGTTTAGGTGCATTCGATTATATTTCTAAGCCACCAGATTTAAACCGTTTATTAAATACGGTTCGTAATGCATTAGACAGAAAAGAACTGGTTGTAGAGAATAAAATTCTTAAAAGAAAAGTTAGTAAAAAGTACGAAATGATTGGAGAAAGCGATGGAATTTCTCAAATTAAAGATATAATAGATAAAGTAGCACCAACAGATGCTCGTGTATTAATTACAGGTCCAAATGGAACAGGTAAAGAGCTAGTAGCACATTGGCTACACGAAAAAAGTGCACGTGCAAAAGGACCTATGATAGAGGTAAACTGTGCAGCAATACCAAGTGAGCTTATTGAAAGTGAATTGTTTGGTCATGTAAAAGGAGCTTTTACAAGTGCGGCAAAAGACAGAGCAGGTAAATTTGAAGCCGCAAATGGAGGAACCATTTTTTTAGACGAAATTGGAGATATGAGCCTATCTGCCCAAGCAAAAGTACTACGTGCATTACAAGAAAGCCGTATACAACGTGTAGGTAGCGATAAGGATATTAAAGTAGATGTTCGTATTGTTGCAGCAACAAATAAAAACTTAAAAAAGGAAATTGCAGATGGTAGATTTCGTGAAGATTTATACCACAGACTAGCAGTAATACTTGTTAAAGTTCCAGCACTTAACGATAGAAGGGACGATATTCCATTATTAATAAAACATTTCGCTAAGAAAATCTCTAACGAACAAGGTACAGTAGAAAAGAAATTTTCGGCAAAAGCCATAAAATTATTACAAGAATACGATTGGACAGGAAATATTAGAGAGTTAAGAAATGTTATTGAACGTTTAATAATTCTTGGAGGAGTAGAAGTAAGTGTTCAAGATGTAAAACTATTTGCTAGTAAATAG
- a CDS encoding PPK2 family polyphosphate kinase, with translation MKKITIADHKIISKIKLSNLPSILDLETNDDDIKKELKKVRKKLGKLQDTLYAHGKYSILVCLQGMDTSGKDSLIREVFKDFNARGVEVMSFKVPTELELKHDYLWRHYLALPARGKFGVHNRTHYENVLVTRVHPNYILGEKLPNIHSVEDVNDKFWDTRFNQINNFEKHLAENGTLIFKFFMNLSKDEQKRRLLRRLDLKQKNWKFSAGDLKERKLWDNYMDCYQDAINRTSKEHAPWFNIPADNKPAARLAVATILYNTLKEYKDIKEPELDDKTKANLHLYKEQLNNE, from the coding sequence ATGAAGAAAATCACAATAGCAGACCATAAAATAATATCAAAAATTAAGTTGTCTAACTTACCATCAATTCTAGACTTAGAAACAAATGATGACGATATTAAAAAGGAACTAAAAAAAGTTAGAAAAAAATTAGGGAAACTTCAAGACACGCTTTATGCACATGGGAAGTATTCTATTTTAGTATGTTTACAAGGCATGGATACCTCTGGAAAAGACAGCCTAATTCGTGAAGTTTTTAAAGATTTCAATGCACGCGGTGTTGAGGTTATGAGTTTTAAAGTACCAACAGAGTTAGAGTTAAAACATGATTATTTATGGAGACACTATTTAGCTTTGCCTGCGAGAGGAAAGTTTGGTGTTCATAATCGTACACACTACGAAAATGTATTAGTAACACGCGTACATCCTAATTATATTTTAGGAGAAAAACTACCAAATATTCATTCTGTAGAAGACGTAAATGATAAATTTTGGGATACACGCTTCAACCAAATAAATAATTTCGAAAAACATCTGGCCGAAAACGGAACCCTAATCTTCAAGTTCTTCATGAACCTCTCAAAAGACGAACAAAAACGTAGATTATTACGTCGTTTAGACCTAAAACAAAAAAACTGGAAGTTCTCAGCAGGCGATTTAAAAGAACGTAAACTTTGGGATAATTATATGGATTGCTACCAAGACGCCATCAATAGAACTAGTAAAGAACACGCGCCATGGTTTAATATTCCAGCAGATAATAAACCAGCAGCAAGATTAGCAGTCGCAACTATTTTGTACAATACATTAAAAGAGTATAAAGACATTAAAGAACCAGAATTAGACGACAAAACAAAGGCTAATCTGCATTTATATAAAGAACAATTAAATAACGAGTAA